Proteins encoded in a region of the Streptococcus sanguinis genome:
- a CDS encoding sugar transferase yields the protein MKVNITNLYGMSGQSTALIAQNDVTKLAKQLGFNELSFYFYDIYSDSQSELSRRLDGIMASVGYGDVVIYQSPTWNGREFDKAFISKLKILQAKLITFIHDVPPLMFPSNYYLMPEYIDMYNQSDVVIVPSEQMRDKLVAEGLTVGKILVQRMWDHPYDLPLHQPQFARKLYFAGSVERFPHLINWSFATPLEIFSPEEESNPEANVSYRGWVSRPELLLELSKGGLGLVWGVEENPADEPEYYGLNISHKSATYLAAGIPVIVPSYLSNAELIRERGLGFVVDSLEEASRIVEGLTAEEYQAMVERVRKFSFLLKEGYFSKKVLVDAVMEVLS from the coding sequence ATGAAAGTTAATATTACCAATCTATACGGTATGTCTGGCCAGAGTACGGCTTTGATTGCCCAGAATGATGTGACCAAGCTAGCCAAGCAGCTGGGCTTCAATGAACTGAGTTTTTATTTTTACGATATATACAGCGACAGCCAGTCTGAGCTCAGTCGGCGTCTGGACGGTATCATGGCTAGTGTGGGCTATGGCGATGTGGTTATCTATCAGTCGCCGACTTGGAACGGTCGGGAGTTTGACAAGGCCTTTATCAGCAAGCTGAAGATTTTGCAGGCCAAGCTGATTACCTTTATCCATGATGTACCGCCACTGATGTTTCCGTCAAACTATTATCTGATGCCGGAGTATATCGACATGTACAATCAGTCCGATGTGGTTATCGTGCCTTCTGAGCAGATGCGGGATAAGCTAGTGGCAGAGGGGCTGACTGTGGGCAAGATTTTGGTCCAGCGCATGTGGGATCATCCCTATGATTTGCCCCTGCACCAGCCTCAGTTTGCCCGCAAGCTCTATTTTGCCGGAAGTGTGGAGCGTTTTCCCCATCTTATCAATTGGTCTTTTGCAACGCCGCTGGAGATTTTTTCGCCTGAAGAAGAGTCAAATCCAGAGGCCAATGTCAGCTATCGCGGCTGGGTCAGCCGGCCGGAGTTGCTCTTGGAGCTGTCCAAGGGTGGTCTGGGTCTGGTCTGGGGTGTTGAGGAAAATCCAGCAGACGAGCCAGAATACTATGGTCTCAATATTTCTCATAAGTCTGCCACTTATCTGGCAGCTGGGATTCCGGTCATCGTCCCTTCTTACCTGTCCAATGCGGAGCTGATTCGCGAGCGCGGTCTGGGCTTTGTCGTAGACAGTCTGGAAGAAGCCAGTCGGATTGTAGAAGGCTTGACTGCCGAGGAGTATCAGGCTATGGTCGAGCGGGTTAGAAAGTTCTCTTTCCTGCTCAAGGAAGGTTATTTTAGCAAGAAAGTCTTAGTAGATGCGGTGATGGAAGTCTTGTCTTAA
- a CDS encoding SP_1767 family glycosyltransferase, with protein MKTIVLVGDQAYQEQVSTAIKSILYYNKNVKIYVFNQGLSDEWFRDFNELAEQLDSELVNISLEQVTISPEWLTQDHISSAAYARYFIPQFVAEERVLYLDSDLVVNRDLQPLFDIPLEGKLVAAVGDAGGYGFNSGVLLIDNRAWKEKQLQEIFIKETDRIMGLVQSGQMEDFNGDQTVLNHVLAQDWLPMDKIYNLQVGHDLVAFYSGWDGHFELDQEPLIIHYTTFRKPWNSEVSYRYRQLWWDFQALSVEEILAHHRGEFELPDRWEQAALNCMLLTDVQELEQIEFLAQSLPRVHFYIACYTDMGDYLRSLDRYENIHLYPQVIHAVLDELIDKCQIYLDIHHGNEHYELSSRFKALGKPVLAFDNTKKNEKEELVYPHEHPQEMVRKLRSLMKKEKPQAFRAVVLAANAAYSEQVLTTIKSIVCHNRFIKFYVINSDFPTEWFVSMRKKLAKLDCQIVNARVDSSHISQYKTNIHYSVFLRYFTATFVQEDQALYLDCDIVVTRDLSEIFAVDLGSYPLGAVRDLGGEVYFGEQIFNSGVLLINVNYWRENDIAGQLIEMTDNLHDKVTQDDQSILNMLFENRWMELPFAYNCITLHTTFSDYEPEKGLYPPVIHYLTERKPWKEYTQSIYREVWWFYQGLDWSDMQEPVGALTQKMVEEEDSSSLSCLVYTYSCDLMHINYLIQALPACHFYIAAPVVVAEPITRLLQYPNVSVSSDIAGIPALLESLEAKSQLLLDINAGDEVGDIIARFKSAGKPVFAFDSTAHGQQGQEIFPADNPEVMVQAIEKLRLAEPEERQISVRSIDQSLDYLLEKGASVVRFGDGEMDLVAGRSIVYQDFDSELSARLREIMSMESNERLMICLPDVFTGLERYSIDAQNFWNLNHLPHFLEKYKNICRAPWYGSTFISRPYIDLEDKTPSAGYFTKLKQLWQDKDLLIVEGLTSRSGVGNDLFDGAKSIKRIICPSRNAYSKLEAIKQAIREHADNRLILTMLGPTAKVLVYDLVQEGYRALDIGHIDSEYEWFQMGARHKVKLSHKHTAEHNFDQDIEFRDDQAYDSQIVANLAQE; from the coding sequence ATGAAAACGATTGTTTTGGTTGGGGATCAGGCCTATCAGGAGCAAGTTTCGACTGCAATTAAGTCGATTTTATATTACAATAAAAATGTAAAAATCTATGTTTTCAATCAGGGATTGAGTGACGAGTGGTTTCGTGATTTTAATGAGCTGGCCGAGCAGTTGGACAGTGAATTAGTCAATATCAGCTTGGAGCAAGTGACTATCAGTCCAGAGTGGCTGACTCAGGACCATATCAGCTCAGCAGCCTATGCTCGCTATTTCATTCCGCAGTTTGTAGCAGAGGAGCGGGTCCTTTATCTGGACAGTGATCTGGTGGTCAATAGAGATTTGCAGCCTTTATTTGATATTCCTCTGGAGGGCAAGCTTGTGGCTGCGGTTGGAGATGCTGGTGGTTATGGATTTAACTCTGGAGTTCTGCTAATTGATAATCGAGCATGGAAAGAAAAGCAGCTGCAGGAGATCTTTATCAAGGAGACGGACCGCATCATGGGCTTGGTCCAGTCTGGCCAGATGGAGGATTTCAACGGCGATCAGACGGTTTTAAATCATGTGCTGGCTCAGGATTGGCTGCCCATGGATAAGATTTACAATCTGCAGGTAGGCCATGATTTGGTGGCCTTTTACAGTGGCTGGGATGGTCATTTTGAGCTGGATCAGGAACCTCTGATTATACACTATACGACCTTCCGCAAACCATGGAACTCGGAAGTTAGCTATCGCTACCGCCAGCTTTGGTGGGACTTTCAGGCCTTGAGTGTGGAGGAGATTTTAGCCCATCATCGGGGAGAGTTTGAGCTGCCGGACCGTTGGGAGCAGGCCGCTCTGAACTGTATGCTCCTGACAGATGTGCAAGAGCTGGAGCAGATTGAATTTTTAGCCCAGTCCCTGCCTAGGGTTCATTTTTATATAGCCTGTTACACAGATATGGGAGATTATCTGCGTTCTTTGGATCGCTATGAAAATATCCATCTCTATCCGCAGGTTATCCATGCAGTGCTGGATGAACTCATTGATAAGTGCCAGATCTATTTGGATATTCACCATGGGAACGAGCACTATGAACTGAGCAGTCGTTTCAAGGCACTTGGCAAGCCAGTTCTGGCTTTTGACAATACTAAGAAAAATGAAAAGGAAGAACTGGTCTATCCCCATGAGCACCCTCAGGAGATGGTGAGAAAGCTGCGCAGTCTGATGAAAAAAGAGAAGCCGCAAGCCTTTCGGGCTGTGGTGCTGGCGGCTAATGCTGCCTATAGTGAGCAGGTCTTAACCACCATTAAGTCCATCGTCTGCCACAATCGCTTTATCAAGTTTTATGTCATCAACAGTGATTTTCCGACAGAGTGGTTTGTCAGCATGCGGAAAAAGCTGGCCAAGCTGGACTGCCAGATTGTCAATGCTCGGGTGGATAGCAGTCATATTAGTCAATATAAGACAAATATCCATTATTCAGTTTTTTTGAGATATTTTACGGCTACTTTTGTACAGGAAGATCAAGCTCTTTATTTGGACTGCGATATTGTAGTAACACGTGATTTATCAGAAATTTTTGCAGTTGATTTGGGTTCCTATCCGCTTGGAGCGGTAAGAGATCTGGGTGGAGAAGTTTACTTTGGCGAGCAGATTTTTAATTCAGGTGTTTTACTAATTAATGTGAACTACTGGAGAGAAAACGATATTGCGGGTCAATTGATTGAGATGACTGATAACTTACATGATAAAGTTACTCAGGATGACCAAAGCATTCTCAATATGCTTTTTGAAAATCGCTGGATGGAGCTGCCTTTTGCTTATAACTGTATTACGCTGCACACGACCTTTTCGGACTATGAGCCAGAAAAAGGTCTCTATCCGCCGGTGATTCACTATCTGACTGAGCGCAAGCCTTGGAAAGAGTACACCCAGTCCATCTATCGTGAGGTCTGGTGGTTCTATCAGGGACTGGATTGGTCGGATATGCAGGAGCCAGTCGGAGCCCTGACTCAAAAGATGGTGGAAGAGGAAGATAGCTCAAGTCTGTCCTGCCTAGTCTACACCTACTCTTGTGACCTGATGCATATCAATTATCTGATTCAAGCCCTGCCTGCCTGTCATTTCTACATCGCTGCACCGGTAGTGGTGGCAGAGCCAATCACGCGTCTGCTCCAGTATCCTAATGTCAGCGTCAGTTCAGATATAGCAGGCATTCCGGCTCTCTTGGAGTCGCTGGAAGCCAAGTCTCAGCTGCTGCTTGATATCAATGCTGGTGATGAGGTAGGGGATATTATTGCCCGCTTTAAGTCTGCTGGCAAGCCGGTCTTTGCCTTTGATAGTACAGCCCATGGCCAGCAGGGGCAGGAAATCTTTCCAGCTGATAACCCTGAAGTCATGGTGCAGGCTATTGAGAAGCTAAGATTGGCCGAGCCTGAGGAGCGGCAGATTTCTGTACGCTCTATCGACCAGTCGCTGGATTATCTCTTGGAGAAAGGTGCTTCAGTGGTTCGCTTTGGAGATGGGGAGATGGATTTGGTTGCGGGCCGCAGTATCGTCTATCAGGATTTTGATTCAGAACTGTCAGCGCGCTTGAGAGAGATTATGTCTATGGAAAGCAATGAGCGTTTGATGATTTGTCTGCCCGATGTCTTTACAGGGCTAGAGCGCTATTCCATTGATGCCCAAAATTTTTGGAATCTAAATCATTTGCCACATTTTCTTGAGAAATATAAAAATATTTGCCGAGCACCTTGGTATGGATCGACTTTTATTTCCCGTCCTTATATCGACTTGGAAGATAAGACGCCGTCTGCGGGCTACTTTACAAAGCTTAAGCAGCTATGGCAGGACAAGGACCTCTTGATCGTAGAGGGCTTGACTTCCCGCTCTGGTGTGGGCAATGACCTCTTTGATGGGGCTAAATCCATCAAGCGGATTATCTGTCCTTCGCGCAATGCCTACAGCAAGCTGGAGGCGATTAAGCAGGCTATTCGAGAGCATGCGGATAATCGTCTGATTTTGACCATGCTGGGTCCGACGGCCAAGGTCTTGGTCTATGATCTGGTTCAGGAAGGCTATCGGGCGCTGGATATTGGGCATATTGACTCAGAGTATGAGTGGTTCCAGATGGGGGCTAGGCACAAGGTCAAGCTGTCGCACAAGCATACGGCTGAGCACAACTTTGATCAGGATATTGAGTTTAGAGACGACCAAGCTTATGACAGTCAGATTGTTGCCAATCTGGCTCAGGAATGA
- a CDS encoding LPXTG cell wall anchor domain-containing protein: protein MSASTSASTSASVSASTSASTSASVSASTSASTSASVSASTSASTSASVSASTSASTSASVSASTSASTSASVSASTSASTSASVSASTSASTSASVSASTSASTSASVSASTSASTSASTSASTSASVSASTSASTSASVSASTSASTSASVSASTSASTSASVSASTSASTSASVSASTSASTSASVSASTSASTSASVSASTSASTSASVSASTSASTSASVSASTSASTSASISASTSASTSASVSASTSASTSASVSASTSASTSASVSASTSASTSASVSASTSASTSASVSASTSASTSASVSASTSASTSASVSASTSASTSASVSASTSASTSASVSASTSASASASVSASTSASTSASVSASTSASTSASVSASTSASTSASVSASTSASTSASVSASTSASTSASVSASTSASTSASVSASTSASTSASVSASTSASTSASVSASESASTSASVSASTSASTSASTSASTSASTSASVSASTSASTSASVSASTSASTSASVSASTSASTSASVSASTSASISASVSASTSASTSASVSASTSASTSASVSASTSVSTSASTSASTSASTSASVSASTSASTSASVSASTSASTSASVSASTSASTSASVSASTSASTSASVSASTSASTSASVSASTSASTSASVSASTSASTSASVSASTSASTSASVSASTSASTSASVSASTSASTSASVSASTSASTSASVSASTSASTSASVSASTSASTSASVSASTSASTSASVSASTSASTSASVSASTSASTSASVSASTSASTSASVSASTSASTSASVSASTSASTSASVSASTSASTSASVSASTSASTSASVSASTSASTSASVSASTSASTSASVSASTSASTSASVSASTSASTSESVSASTSASTSASVSASTSASTSASVSASTSASTSASVSASTSASTSASVSASTSASTSASVSASTSASTSASVSASTSASTSASVSASTSASTSASTSASTSASTSASVSASTSASTSASTSASTSASTSASVSASTSASTSASVSASTSASTSASTSASTSASVSASTSASTSASVSASTSASTSASVSASTSASTSASVSASTSASTSASVSASTSASTSASVSASTSASTSASVSASTSASTSASVSASTSASTSASVSASTSASTSASVSASTSASTSASVSASTSASTSASVSASTSASTSASVSASESASTSASVSASTSASTSASVSASTSASTSASVSASTSASTSASVSASTSASTGASVSASTSASTSASVSASTSASTSASVSSSTSASTSASVSASTSASTSASVSASESASTSASVSASESASTSASVSASTSASTSASVSASTSASTSASVSASTSASTSASVSSSTSASTSASVSSSTSASTSASVFASTSASTSASVSASESASMSASVSASTSASTSASVSASTSASTSASVSASESASTSASVSASTSASTSASVSASTSASTSASASASTSASTSVSVSASESASTSASVSASESASTSASVSASASASASESASISESTSVSASALALASISASVSASESASTSASLSGSESASISDSQSISESTSVSTSTSVLHSQLDLVHEKEFYSLSLSTSESLSAAVSLSELARVSQSVSESLSTSLSASQSTSESLSASARQSELDLISRGRLPQTGETESKASILALGLGALGLAFKRRKKKSDSEE from the coding sequence GTGTCAGCAAGTACATCTGCGTCCACAAGTGCATCAGTGTCCGCAAGTACATCCGCGTCGACTAGTGCATCAGTGTCAGCAAGTACATCAGCATCCACGAGTGCGTCAGTATCAGCAAGCACGTCCGCGTCGACGAGTGCGTCAGTATCAGCAAGTACGTCCGCCTCCACGAGCGCGTCTGTAAGTGCAAGTACGTCCGCCTCCACGAGTGCGTCTGTGTCTGCAAGTACGTCCGCCTCCACGAGCGCGTCAGTATCTGCAAGCACTTCAGCGTCCACAAGTGCGTCAGTGTCAGCAAGTACATCGGCTTCAACGAGTGCGTCAGTGAGTGCAAGTACGTCCGCGTCGACAAGTGCAAGTACCTCGGCATCGACAAGTGCATCTGTCTCTGCAAGTACGTCCGCGTCGACAAGTGCGTCAGTAAGTGCAAGCACCTCAGCATCGACGAGTGCGTCAGTATCAGCAAGTACGTCCGCGTCGACTAGCGCGTCAGTTTCAGCCAGCACGTCCGCGTCCACCAGTGCATCTGTAAGTGCAAGTACGTCCGCCTCGACGAGTGCGTCAGTAAGTGCAAGTACGTCCGCGTCCACCAGTGCGTCTGTGTCAGCAAGCACGTCCGCCTCCACGAGCGCGTCAGTATCTGCCAGCACGTCCGCTTCAACGAGTGCGTCAGTAAGTGCAAGTACATCAGCGTCAACCAGTGCGTCAATTTCAGCCAGCACGTCCGCATCGACGAGTGCTTCAGTGAGTGCAAGTACATCTGCATCGACGAGTGCATCGGTAAGTGCAAGCACCTCAGCTTCAACCAGCGCATCCGTATCCGCAAGTACGTCCGCATCGACGAGTGCGTCAGTGTCAGCCAGCACGTCCGCCTCAACGAGCGCGTCAGTATCTGCCAGCACCTCGGCGTCCACAAGCGCGTCAGTTTCAGCCAGCACGTCCGCTTCAACGAGTGCGTCAGTAAGTGCAAGTACATCAGCGTCTACAAGTGCGTCCGTAAGCGCAAGTACGTCGGCGTCCACGAGTGCGTCCGTAAGTGCAAGTACGTCAGCTTCAGCGAGTGCGTCAGTAAGTGCAAGTACGTCCGCGTCCACAAGTGCGTCAGTTTCCGCAAGCACATCAGCGTCTACGAGTGCGTCCGTAAGTGCAAGTACATCGGCATCAACAAGTGCCTCAGTAAGCGCAAGTACATCGGCATCAACAAGTGCCTCAGTAAGCGCAAGTACGTCTGCATCGACAAGTGCGTCCGTATCTGCAAGCACATCAGCTTCCACGAGTGCATCTGTATCCGCAAGCACGTCTGCATCGACGAGTGCATCCGTAAGTGCAAGTACGTCAGCCTCAACGAGTGCATCCGTGTCAGCAAGTGAGTCCGCATCGACAAGTGCATCCGTAAGTGCAAGTACGTCAGCGTCGACGAGTGCATCAACATCTGCCAGCACGTCCGCGTCGACTAGCGCATCAGTATCTGCAAGTACGTCTGCTTCAACGAGTGCATCCGTAAGTGCAAGTACGTCAGCGTCGACGAGTGCATCAGTTTCTGCCAGCACGTCCGCATCGACAAGTGCCTCAGTAAGCGCAAGTACATCGGCATCAATAAGTGCCTCTGTATCTGCAAGCACGTCAGCGTCGACGAGTGCTTCAGTGAGTGCAAGTACGTCAGCCTCAACAAGTGCATCAGTAAGTGCCAGCACGTCCGTGTCTACAAGTGCATCAACATCTGCAAGTACGTCAGCTTCCACGAGTGCGTCTGTATCTGCAAGTACATCAGCGTCGACGAGTGCATCTGTGAGTGCAAGTACATCAGCGTCGACCAGCGCCTCAGTAAGCGCAAGCACATCAGCCTCAACGAGTGCGTCAGTATCCGCAAGTACGTCAGCGTCAACCAGCGCGTCCGTAAGTGCCAGCACGTCAGCGTCAACCAGCGCGTCCGTAAGCGCAAGTACGTCCGCATCGACGAGTGCGTCAGTGAGTGCAAGTACGTCAGCTTCCACGAGTGCATCCGTAAGTGCAAGCACATCAGCCTCAACGAGTGCATCTGTGAGTGCAAGTACATCAGCGTCGACCAGCGCGTCCGTAAGCGCAAGCACTTCAGCGTCGACGAGTGCATCAGTAAGCGCAAGTACATCTGCGTCAACTAGCGCATCCGTATCAGCAAGCACCTCAGCTTCAACCAGCGCATCAGTGTCTGCCAGCACGTCGGCTTCCACGAGTGCGTCCGTATCCGCAAGTACGTCCGCGTCGACGAGTGCCTCAGTAAGCGCAAGTACATCCGCGTCGACGAGTGCGTCAGTATCCGCAAGTACATCCGCCTCGACTAGCGCGTCTGTGTCTGCAAGTACGTCCGCCTCCACGAGTGCGTCAGTAAGCGCAAGTACCTCCGCATCAACGAGCGCATCTGTGTCAGCAAGTACATCCGCCTCAACGAGTGCGTCAGTAAGTGCAAGCACATCCGCTTCAACGAGTGCATCAGTATCAGCAAGCACGTCCGCATCGACAAGTGCGTCAGTAAGTGCAAGTACATCAGCGTCGACCAGCGCATCCGTAAGTGCAAGTACATCTGCCTCAACGAGTGCCTCAGTAAGTGCAAGCACATCCGCTTCCACGAGTGCATCTGTCTCAGCAAGTACATCCGCCTCAACGAGTGAGTCAGTAAGTGCAAGTACATCCGCTTCAACGAGTGCATCAGTATCCGCAAGCACATCCGCTTCAACGAGTGCATCAGTAAGTGCAAGTACATCCGCCTCAACGAGTGCGTCAGTAAGTGCAAGTACATCTGCTTCAACGAGTGCATCTGTCTCAGCAAGTACGTCCGCATCGACGAGTGCATCTGTAAGCGCAAGTACATCTGCCTCAACGAGTGCATCAGTAAGTGCTAGCACCTCAGCGTCGACTAGCGCATCAGTATCTGCCAGCACGTCCGCCTCAACGAGTGCATCAACAAGTGCAAGTACATCCGCGTCGACTAGCGCGTCAGTAAGTGCAAGTACATCTGCGTCGACTAGTGCGTCTACCTCAGCAAGTACATCCGCCTCAACGAGTGCATCTGTAAGCGCAAGTACATCTGCCTCAACCAGCGCATCAGTATCCGCAAGCACGTCCGCGTCTACCAGTGCAAGCACCTCAGCATCAACCAGCGCATCTGTATCAGCAAGTACATCCGCCTCAACGAGTGCGTCAGTAAGTGCAAGTACATCCGCCTCAACGAGTGCGTCAGTAAGTGCAAGCACATCGGCTTCCACGAGCGCGTCCGTAAGCGCAAGTACGTCCGCATCGACGAGTGCGTCCGTAAGCGCAAGTACGTCCGCGTCCACGAGTGCCTCTGTATCTGCAAGTACCTCGGCGTCCACGAGCGCATCAGTGTCTGCAAGTACATCCGCCTCAACGAGTGCATCCGTGAGTGCAAGTACGTCAGCCTCCACGAGTGCGTCAGTAAGTGCAAGCACATCGGCTTCCACGAGCGCGTCCGTAAGCGCAAGTACGTCCGCGTCCACGAGTGCCTCTGTATCTGCAAGTACCTCCGCGTCCACGAGTGCGTCAGTGTCTGCAAGTACCTCCGCGTCCACGAGTGCCTCTGTATCTGCGAGCGAATCAGCCTCAACAAGCGCATCAGTGTCTGCAAGTACCTCGGCGTCCACGAGTGCATCGGTAAGTGCAAGTACGTCTGCGTCCACAAGTGCGTCAGTAAGTGCAAGTACGTCCGCGTCGACGAGTGCATCTGTATCCGCAAGCACGTCTGCGTCGACCGGTGCATCCGTATCTGCAAGTACGTCGGCTTCAACGAGTGCGTCAGTATCTGCAAGTACCTCAGCTTCAACCAGCGCATCAGTAAGTTCAAGTACGTCCGCGTCAACCAGTGCATCAGTAAGTGCAAGTACGTCTGCGTCGACGAGTGCGTCTGTCTCCGCAAGTGAATCAGCGTCAACGAGTGCATCCGTATCTGCGAGCGAGTCTGCGTCGACGAGTGCATCTGTATCCGCAAGCACGTCTGCGTCGACCAGTGCATCCGTATCTGCAAGTACGTCGGCTTCAACGAGTGCGTCAGTATCTGCAAGTACCTCAGCTTCAACCAGCGCATCAGTAAGTTCAAGTACGTCCGCGTCAACCAGTGCATCAGTAAGTTCAAGTACGTCTGCGTCCACGAGCGCATCCGTATTCGCAAGCACATCGGCCTCAACCAGTGCCTCAGTGTCTGCAAGTGAATCTGCTTCAATGAGTGCGTCCGTAAGCGCAAGTACTTCCGCGTCAACCAGTGCATCAGTAAGCGCCAGTACCTCAGCTTCCACGAGCGCGTCTGTAAGTGCAAGCGAATCCGCATCGACTAGCGCATCAGTATCAGCAAGCACATCGGCCTCAACCAGTGCATCAGTATCCGCAAGCACATCAGCTTCAACGAGTGCATCAGCAAGTGCAAGTACCTCAGCCTCAACGAGTGTATCAGTAAGTGCAAGCGAATCCGCGTCGACGAGCGCATCCGTAAGCGCAAGTGAATCCGCTTCAACGAGTGCGTCCGTAAGTGCCAGCGCCTCCGCGTCAGCAAGTGAGTCAGCATCAATCAGCGAATCCACTTCAGTAAGTGCATCTGCTTTAGCGTTGGCAAGTATATCCGCTTCAGTAAGTGCCTCAGAATCTGCCAGCACTTCGGCTAGTCTGTCTGGTTCAGAAAGTGCTTCGATTAGTGATTCTCAGTCAATCAGCGAGTCTACCTCAGTGAGCACCAGCACCTCAGTCTTGCATAGTCAGCTGGATCTGGTTCATGAGAAGGAATTCTACTCACTCAGCCTTTCTACAAGTGAGTCACTGTCAGCAGCGGTTAGCCTCAGCGAGCTTGCCCGTGTCAGTCAGTCTGTATCGGAAAGCCTGTCTACGAGCCTGTCAGCTAGTCAGAGCACATCTGAAAGTCTGTCCGCTTCAGCAAGACAGTCTGAGCTGGATCTGATTTCCAGAGGTCGTCTGCCACAGACAGGGGAAACGGAGAGCAAGGCTTCCATCCTGGCTCTGGGCTTAGGAGCATTGGGCTTGGCCTTCAAGAGACGTAAAAAGAAAAGCGACTCTGAGGAGTAG
- a CDS encoding DUF695 domain-containing protein — MSFFKNLFGKKQEQEEEKVEKVEEAVLDVPSEDPFPSEWGSFSTYIDDKLASIRLNLALADEAPYPLYAYAMRLKISLLQYDGETGFPSSDEFKELNVIEDRLSEALGQVGGIHVGVITTDGNIEFYYYLQDKKSHLEPIANVMRDFPDRRYDSATLEDEDWDQYFDFLYPNEYEYQTILNQRVWYQLEQDGDDHSQEREIDHWAYFASEEDRDGFLKEVEELGYSLVSAEKIEDADKPYQLHVIRMDTTEIFDLNQNVWTLVEFVKKFNGNYGGWGCNVV, encoded by the coding sequence ATGAGTTTTTTTAAGAATCTGTTTGGTAAGAAACAAGAGCAAGAGGAAGAGAAAGTAGAAAAGGTAGAAGAAGCAGTGCTTGATGTGCCTTCAGAAGATCCTTTTCCGAGTGAGTGGGGATCTTTCTCAACTTATATTGATGACAAGTTGGCTAGCATCCGTCTGAATCTAGCTCTTGCTGATGAGGCACCCTATCCTCTCTATGCCTATGCTATGAGGCTCAAGATATCGCTCCTTCAGTACGATGGGGAGACGGGTTTTCCATCTAGTGATGAGTTTAAGGAGCTGAATGTGATTGAGGATCGGCTTTCTGAGGCTTTGGGCCAGGTCGGTGGCATTCATGTTGGTGTGATTACGACAGATGGAAATATTGAGTTTTACTACTATCTGCAAGATAAGAAAAGCCATCTAGAGCCGATTGCAAACGTGATGCGCGACTTTCCAGACCGCCGCTATGACTCAGCGACCCTGGAAGATGAGGATTGGGATCAGTACTTTGACTTTCTCTATCCTAATGAATACGAGTATCAGACCATTCTCAACCAGCGGGTCTGGTACCAGCTGGAGCAGGACGGCGATGACCATAGTCAGGAGCGCGAGATTGATCATTGGGCCTATTTCGCTTCGGAGGAAGACCGAGATGGTTTCCTAAAGGAAGTTGAAGAGTTGGGCTACAGCCTCGTATCTGCTGAAAAGATAGAAGATGCGGACAAACCATATCAGCTGCACGTGATTCGTATGGATACGACAGAAATCTTTGATTTGAACCAGAATGTTTGGACTTTGGTTGAATTTGTGAAAAAATTTAACGGAAACTATGGCGGTTGGGGCTGTAATGTGGTATAA
- a CDS encoding metal-sulfur cluster assembly factor codes for MSEKKYSPEEVEKIKTRILESLEQVIDPELGIDIVNLGLIYEIRFDETNGETEIDMTLTTMGCPLADLLTDQIYDAMSDVPEVTKTDVKLVWYPAWTVEKMSRYARIALGIR; via the coding sequence ATGTCAGAAAAAAAATACAGCCCTGAAGAAGTTGAAAAGATTAAAACGCGTATTTTAGAGAGCTTGGAGCAAGTCATTGACCCAGAATTGGGAATTGATATTGTCAATCTAGGTCTAATCTATGAAATCCGTTTTGACGAGACCAATGGGGAAACGGAAATCGATATGACCCTGACAACTATGGGATGCCCTCTGGCGGATCTTCTGACTGACCAGATCTATGATGCCATGTCAGATGTTCCAGAGGTTACCAAGACGGATGTTAAGTTGGTTTGGTACCCAGCTTGGACGGTGGAAAAGATGAGCCGCTATGCTCGGATTGCTTTGGGGATTCGCTAA